A DNA window from Macadamia integrifolia cultivar HAES 741 chromosome 4, SCU_Mint_v3, whole genome shotgun sequence contains the following coding sequences:
- the LOC122075287 gene encoding F-box only protein 6-like: MEELAMLKQLIGQVQERCGLYSSPSSNRHHHHHLPDQQHQLQLQRWCFLDLNNNSVDDGYYGLIMRKGKSSSFKMVENCKPPPTKKSRRERNREKLPDTAGSDEVMEEQIWKEFPDDLFEAVIARLPIATFFRFRSVCRKWDSLLASHSFSQHCAEVPQRRPWFYTITHEHEYAYSGAMYDPSSNKWYHPWIPSLPSKVIIFPVASVGGLVCFIDIGHRNFYVCNPLTRSFKELPARSVRVWSRVAVGMTLNGNSTEMGYQVLWLGCDGEYEVYDSVKNTWTHPEIMPPNIKIPLSLNFQSQAVSIDGTLYFMRAEPEGIVSYDTATGVWKQFTIPSPPHLTDHALAECSGQIMLVGLLTKNAATCVCVWELQKMTLLWKEVDRMPNIWCLEFYGKHVRMACLGNKGLLMLSLRLGQMNRLVTYDVSTREWKKLPGCMFPRGRKRQWIASGTAFDPCPTAVA; encoded by the exons ATGGAGGAACTGGCCATGCTGAAGCAGCTAATCGGACAGGTTCAGGAGCGCTGCGGACTCTATAGTTCTCCTTCTTCTAATcgtcatcatcaccaccaccttCCAGACCAACAACATCAACTACAACTGCAGAG ATGGTGTTTCCTCGATCTCAATAATAATTCTGTTGATGATGGTTATTATGGTCTTATAATGAGGAAAGGAAAGTCGAGCAGTTTTAAGATGGTGGAAAATTGCAAGCCTCCACCCACCAAGAAGTCTAGAAGAGAGCGTAACCGTGAAAAATTGCCTGATACTGCTGGTTCCGATGAGGTAATGGAAGAGCAGATCTGGAAAGAATTCCCAGATGACCTTTTTGAAGCCGTAATTGCAAGACTCCCCATCGCGACCTTCTTCAGATTTCGTTCTGTTTGCCGAAAATGGGATTCGTTACTGGCTTCTCATAGTTTCTCTCAACATTGTGCTGAAGTTCCTCAACGCCGGCCCTGGTTTTACACCATAACTCACGAGCATGAATATGCCTACAGTGGAGCCATGTATGACCCATCCTCAAATAAGTGGTACCATCCATGGATTCCTTCGTTACCCTCAAAGGTAATCATCTTTCCAGTAGCTTCGGTGGGTGGTCTTGTCTGCTTTATTGATATTGGTCACAGGAACTTCTATGTGTGCAACCCTTTGACTCGGTCATTCAAAGAACTGCCGGCAAGGTCTGTTAGGGTCTGGTCTCGTGTGGCTGTGGGGATGACTCTGAATGGGAATTCAACTGAAATGGGGTATCAAGTCCTCTGGTTAGGATGTGATGGGGAATATGAGGTCTATGATTCTGTGAAGAACACTTGGACCCATCCAGAAATCATGCCTCCCAACATCAAGATACCCCTGTCCCTGAACTTTCAGTCACAAGCTGTCTCAATTGATGGTACTCTGTATTTCATGCGTGCTGAGCCTGAAGGGATCGTATCTTATGACACAGCCACTGGGGTTTGGAAACAGTTTACTATTCCATCCCCACCGCATCTGACAGACCATGCACTTGCAGAGTGCAGCGGCCAGATTATGCTTGTGGGATTACTGACTAAAAATGCAGCcacatgtgtgtgtgtatggGAGCTGCAGAAGATGACACTCTTGTGGAAGGAGGTTGACAGAATGCCAAATATATGGTGCTTGGAATTCTATGGAAAGCACGTGAGGATGGCTTGCTTGGGTAACAAAGGTTTACTCATGCTGTCATTAAGGTTGGGGCAGATGAATCGCTTGGTTACTTACGATGTCTCTACCAGGGAGTGGAAGAAGCTCCCTGGGTGCATGTTTCCTCGCGGAAGGAAGAGGCAGTGGATTGCAAGTGGCACAGCGTTTGACCCATGTCCAACAGCAGTGGCCTAG
- the LOC122075423 gene encoding glucuronoxylan 4-O-methyltransferase 1-like, with product MPSLSMQRPVDVYLSYHKDYLNKKNKIEEEKGLKSMRVSVTKTILILFFILSSITLFRLLKITTSTSSSSPNLTLPLIPLHTPAHHDSTAAAVFTAKELQLLSKIVSFRAPCNLLVFGFQPQFLLLSSINAGGTTVFLEENPEKIRAFSTKSKSTRIYKVEHRTVAGEAYKLLKQSREDPACSPQQRPLQASTCKLALTKLPREVYKRKWDVVLIDGPRGDSPEAPGRMAAIYTIGMMAKVGNVTDVLVHDVDRMIEKWFSWNFFCDENLVSSKGKLWHFRIKGNLNSTSFCSNSIVQIQ from the coding sequence ATGCCTTCCCTTTCAATGCAACGACCAGTTGATGTGTACCTCAGCTATCACAAAGATTACCTCAACAAGAAGAACAAAATAGAGGAGGAAAAaggactcaaaagcatgagggTCAGTGTAACAAAGACAATTCTCATTCTCTTCTTTATCCTCTCAAGCATCACATTATTCAGGCTCCTCAAGATCACAACCAGTACTTCATCTTCCTCTCCAAACCTTACTCTACCTCTAATTCCACTGCACACCCCTGCACACCATGATTCCACTGCTGCTGCCGTCTTTACGGCGAAAGAACTCCAACTCCTATCCAAAATTGTATCCTTTAGAGCCCCCTGCAACTTATTAGTATTTGGGTTTCAACCCCAattcctcctcctctcctctaTTAATGCTGGTGGAACTACAGTCTTTCTTGAAGAGAACCCAGAAAAGATCAGGGCTTTCTCAACAAAATCCAAAAGCACTCGTATCTACAAAGTTGAGCATCGTACTGTTGCAGGAGAAGCATATAAGCTTCTCAAGCAATCAAGGGAAGACCCTGCTTGCTCACCTCAACAGAGGCCACTCCAAGCCTCAACCTGCAAACTGGCATTGACAAAGCTACCAAGGGAAGTATATAAGCGCAAGTGGGACGTGGTCTTGATCGATGGACCAAGAGGAGACAGCCCAGAGGCACCTGGGAGGATGGCTGCAATCTACACCATTGGCATGATGGCTAAGGTCGGGAATGTGACTGATGTTCTGGTTCATGATGTAGATCGGATGATTGAGAAGTGGTTTTCCTGGAATTTCTTCTGTGATGAGAATCTGGTCTCATCCAAAGGGAAGTTGTGGCATTTTAGGATCAAGGGCAACTTGAATTCTACTAGTTTTTGCTCCAATTCAATAGTTCAAATCCAGtag
- the LOC122075422 gene encoding probable methyltransferase At1g27930: protein MSKNRWHFHNYLVPDKHKPKPYFFLAMALALVVLIGTALLISALIGTISLHNSILCSLTNTGGPALNSIDTHYLTTPTQLLAVLHYATSKVVPQQSVEEIKVTFQVLRSLSPCNFLVFGLGRDSLMWSAFNPRGTTLFLEEDPKWVQTVLKDFPTLHAHTVRYRTQLSQADQLLKSSRSEPYCHPNKTYLRENYRCRLALTGLPEEVYETEWDLIMIDAPRGYYPEAPGRMGAIFSAAVMSRSRVGSGVTHVFLHDVDRKVEKAFAHEFLCKKYLVNRVGKLWHFEIPPANKINNSSTDNFC from the coding sequence ATGTCTAAGAATCGTTGGCATTTCCACAACTACTTGGTCCCCGACAAgcacaaacccaaaccctattTCTTCCTAGCCATGGCCTTAGCCTTGGTGGTCCTGATAGGCACAGCCCTCCTCATTTCCGCCCTCATCGGAACAATCTCTCTTCATAACTCCATCCTCTGCTCCCTCACCAACACCGGTGGCCCCGCCCTCAACAGCATCGATACCCATTACCTGACAACCCCAACACAGCTCTTGGCGGTGCTCCACTACGCCACATCTAAGGTGGTCCCACAGCAATCGGTGGAAGAGATCAAGGTAACCTTTCAAGTGCTACGTTCACTCTCCCCCTGCAACTTTCTCGTCTTCGGGCTAGGCCGTGACTCCCTCATGTGGTCCGCTTTCAACCCACGTGGCACCACACTATTCCTGGAAGAAGATCCTAAGTGGGTCCAGACCGTCCTTAAGGATTTCCCAACCCTCCATGCCCACACCGTCCGGTACCGTACCCAGCTTTCTCAAGCCGACCAACTCCTCAAATCCTCCCGCTCCGAACCCTATTGCCACCCAAACAAAACCTATCTCAGGGAGAACTACAGGTGCAGGTTAGCGCTGACGGGTCTACCCGAGGAGGTGTACGAGACGGAATGGGATTTGATCATGATCGATGCACCTAGGGGTTATTACCCTGAGGCACCTGGTCGGATGGGAGCGATCTTCTCGGCGGCAGTGATGTCAAGGTCTCGGGTCGGATCAGGGGTGACCCATGTATTCCTCCACGACGTGGATAGGAAAGTGGAGAAGGCTTTTGCCCATGAGTTCCTCTGCAAGAAGTATCTGGTAAACCGTGTTGGGAAGCTTTGGCATTTTGAGATTCCTCCGGccaataaaattaataattcCAGCACCGACAACTTTTGCTAG